The following coding sequences are from one Methanofollis sp. window:
- a CDS encoding class I SAM-dependent methyltransferase — MKSEEHFHDRADAYEDLIVGIVPDARAFFGAAVSSVPGGEVSVLELGSGTGYVTEMVLRANPEAAVTCIDMDPAMLAVARRKEALRGVSFLEDDFRDIWPEGQFDIVLTSLCLHHLPDSDRAAVVRRIHTTLRPGGVFVNGDVFRGVTPEEEEADCRLWRQAMAENGLPVEEIEAMLARREKNTACPDTLPAYLQKMKDAGFTQITCPYRHSIYAVVAATR, encoded by the coding sequence ATGAAGAGCGAAGAGCACTTCCATGACCGTGCCGATGCCTACGAGGATCTGATCGTTGGAATTGTCCCTGATGCACGGGCATTTTTCGGCGCGGCCGTCTCATCTGTTCCCGGAGGAGAGGTCTCGGTCCTCGAACTCGGGAGCGGCACCGGCTACGTGACAGAGATGGTGCTCCGTGCCAACCCCGAGGCGGCGGTCACCTGCATCGACATGGACCCGGCCATGCTCGCCGTGGCACGGAGAAAAGAGGCCCTCCGGGGAGTCTCGTTTCTCGAAGACGACTTCAGGGACATCTGGCCAGAGGGACAGTTCGATATCGTCCTCACCTCCCTCTGCCTCCACCACCTCCCCGACTCCGACCGTGCCGCCGTCGTCAGGCGCATCCACACAACCCTGCGGCCGGGAGGGGTCTTTGTCAACGGCGACGTCTTCCGGGGAGTGACGCCGGAAGAAGAGGAGGCAGACTGTCGTCTCTGGCGGCAGGCAATGGCGGAAAACGGTCTCCCCGTCGAAGAAATAGAAGCGATGCTCGCACGGCGGGAGAAGAACACCGCCTGCCCGGACACCCTCCCCGCATACCTGCAGAAGATGAAGGATGCTGGTTTCACGCAGATCACCTGTCCCTATCGTCACAGCATCTATGCCGTCGTCGCCGCCACCCGATGA
- a CDS encoding SemiSWEET family sugar transporter, protein MDSIHLLGLAAGSLTTLSFIPQVAQTLRTRSAHDFSYAMLVCFLAGLILWFVYGMVRDDPAIIIANAVTAVLLLCILAVKIRSP, encoded by the coding sequence ATGGACTCGATACACCTCCTCGGCCTTGCGGCAGGTTCGCTCACGACCCTCTCCTTCATCCCGCAGGTGGCGCAGACCCTGCGGACGCGGTCGGCGCACGACTTCTCCTATGCGATGCTCGTCTGCTTCCTCGCAGGTCTCATCCTCTGGTTCGTATATGGCATGGTCAGGGACGACCCTGCGATCATAATTGCGAACGCGGTCACGGCGGTCCTTCTGCTCTGCATCCTTGCTGTGAAGATCAGGTCGCCCTGA